A region of Streptomyces sp. WMMC500 DNA encodes the following proteins:
- the trpB gene encoding tryptophan synthase subunit beta: MPRDFFIPDPDRQVPTAEGYFGAYGGKFIPEALRAAVDEVAVAYDKAKGDESFVAELNDLLVNYTGRPSPLTEVPRFAEEAGGARVFLKREDLNHTGSHKINNVLGQALLTRRMGKTRVIAETGAGQHGVATATACALLGLECTVYMGEVDTERQALNVARMRILGAEVVPVKSGSRTLKDAINEAFRDWVANVEHTHYLFGTVAGPHPFPALVRDFHRVIGIEARQQLLDRTGRMPDAAVACVGGGSNAIGLFHAFLPHPAVRLVGCEPAGHGLTSGEHAATLSVGDPGILHGSRSYVLQDEDGQITEPYSISAGLDYPGVGPEHAYLKDAGRAEYRAVTDDEAMRALRLLSRSEGIIPAIESAHALAGALDVGRELGPDGLIVVNLSGRGDKDMDTAARYFGLYDAEEADR, from the coding sequence ATGCCCAGAGACTTCTTCATCCCTGACCCAGACCGTCAGGTGCCCACCGCCGAGGGCTATTTCGGCGCGTACGGCGGCAAGTTCATCCCCGAGGCGCTGCGCGCGGCCGTCGACGAGGTCGCCGTCGCGTACGACAAGGCCAAGGGCGACGAGTCGTTCGTCGCCGAGCTGAACGACCTGCTGGTCAACTACACCGGCCGGCCCAGCCCGCTCACCGAGGTGCCGCGCTTCGCGGAAGAGGCCGGCGGCGCCCGGGTCTTCCTCAAGCGCGAGGACCTCAACCACACCGGCTCGCACAAGATCAACAACGTGCTGGGCCAGGCCCTGCTCACCCGCCGCATGGGCAAGACCCGTGTCATCGCCGAGACCGGCGCGGGCCAGCACGGCGTGGCCACCGCCACCGCCTGCGCCCTCCTCGGCCTGGAGTGCACCGTCTACATGGGCGAGGTCGACACCGAGCGGCAGGCGCTCAACGTCGCCCGCATGCGGATCCTCGGCGCCGAGGTCGTCCCGGTGAAGTCCGGCAGCCGCACCCTGAAGGACGCCATCAACGAGGCGTTCCGCGACTGGGTCGCCAACGTCGAGCACACCCACTACCTCTTCGGCACGGTCGCGGGCCCGCACCCCTTCCCCGCGCTCGTCCGCGACTTCCACCGGGTGATCGGCATCGAGGCCCGGCAGCAGTTGCTCGACCGCACGGGCCGGATGCCCGACGCGGCCGTCGCCTGCGTCGGCGGCGGCTCCAACGCCATCGGCCTCTTCCACGCCTTCCTGCCGCACCCCGCCGTGCGCCTCGTCGGCTGCGAGCCCGCCGGGCACGGCCTGACCAGCGGCGAGCACGCCGCGACCCTCAGCGTCGGCGACCCCGGGATCCTGCACGGCTCCCGGTCGTACGTCCTCCAGGACGAGGACGGCCAGATCACCGAGCCGTACTCGATCTCCGCCGGCCTCGACTACCCGGGCGTCGGCCCCGAGCACGCCTACCTCAAGGACGCCGGCCGCGCCGAGTACCGGGCCGTGACCGACGACGAGGCCATGCGCGCGCTGCGGCTGCTGTCGCGCAGCGAGGGCATCATCCCGGCCATCGAGAGCGCCCACGCGCTGGCCGGCGCGCTGGACGTCGGCCGCGAACTGGGGCCCGACGGGCTGATCGTGGTCAACCTCTCCGGCCGCGGCGACAAGGACATGGACACCGCCGCCCGCTACTTCGGGCTCTACGACGCCGAGGAGGCGGACCGGTGA
- the lgt gene encoding prolipoprotein diacylglyceryl transferase, with product MDLAYIPSPSDGVWHLGPLPLRGYALAILLGIFAAIWLGGRRWIERGGRPGTVADIAIWAVPFGLVGGRLYHVVTTPEPYFGEDGDWAKAFEIWEGGLGIWGAIAMGALGVWIGCRRRGIAMPPYADAVAPGIALAQALGRWGNWFNQELYGKQSDAPWAVEIDADHSITGAAETFHPTFLYESLWCVGVALLVIWADRRFRLGHGRAFALYVAGYTAGRGWIEYLRVDDAHEVLGLRLNVWTSILVFAAAVAYMVVSAKKRPGREEVVEPGAADGGPADADEGDEGDVSLTKAGSGADGADGRDEPGDAAGTAGVPEPASAAAAEATGDAPAGERGRHT from the coding sequence ATGGATCTCGCATACATCCCCAGCCCTTCCGACGGCGTCTGGCACCTCGGACCGCTCCCGCTGCGCGGTTACGCCCTCGCCATCCTGCTCGGCATCTTCGCCGCCATCTGGCTCGGCGGACGCCGCTGGATCGAGCGCGGCGGCCGGCCGGGGACCGTCGCGGACATCGCCATCTGGGCCGTGCCCTTCGGTCTCGTCGGCGGCCGGCTCTACCACGTCGTCACGACCCCGGAGCCGTACTTCGGCGAGGACGGCGACTGGGCGAAGGCCTTCGAGATCTGGGAGGGCGGCCTCGGCATCTGGGGCGCCATCGCGATGGGCGCGCTGGGCGTGTGGATCGGCTGCCGCCGCCGCGGCATCGCGATGCCGCCGTACGCCGACGCGGTCGCGCCCGGCATCGCGCTCGCGCAGGCCCTGGGCCGCTGGGGCAACTGGTTCAACCAGGAGCTGTACGGCAAGCAGAGCGACGCCCCCTGGGCCGTCGAGATCGACGCGGACCACTCCATCACCGGCGCCGCCGAGACCTTCCACCCCACCTTCCTGTACGAGTCGCTGTGGTGCGTGGGCGTCGCGCTGCTGGTGATCTGGGCCGACCGGCGCTTCCGCCTCGGCCACGGCCGGGCCTTCGCGCTCTACGTCGCGGGGTACACGGCGGGCCGCGGCTGGATCGAGTACCTGCGCGTGGACGACGCGCACGAGGTCCTCGGGCTGCGGCTCAACGTCTGGACGTCGATCCTCGTCTTCGCCGCCGCGGTGGCCTACATGGTGGTGTCGGCGAAGAAGCGGCCGGGCCGCGAGGAGGTCGTGGAGCCGGGCGCGGCGGACGGCGGGCCCGCGGACGCCGACGAGGGCGACGAGGGCGACGTCAGCCTGACGAAGGCGGGCAGCGGGGCGGACGGTGCGGACGGGCGGGACGAGCCCGGCGACGCCGCCGGGACCGCCGGGGTACCCGAGCCGGCGTCCGCCGCCGCGGCCGAGGCCACCGGGGACGCCCCCGCGGGGGAGCGCGGCCGGCACACGTAG
- the gltB gene encoding glutamate synthase large subunit, translating to MRHASQAARPAAQGLYDPRYEHDACGVGFVATLSGQASHALVQQALTVLRNLEHRGATGSDPDTGDGAGILLQVPDAFLRAAVSFPLPAAGSYAVGMAFLPVAEDEAAAARERVEAIAAEEGLAVLGWREVPVAPELLGAGARATMPSFAQLFVESADPAARKSGIELDRSAFVLRKRAERETDVYFPSLSSRTLVYKGMLTTGQLEPFFPDLSDRRLATAIGVVHSRFSTNTFPSWPLAHPYRYIAHNGEINTVMGNRNWMRARESQLYSELFGEHDLERVFPVCTPGASDTASFDEVLELLHLGGRSLPHAMLMMIPEAWENHESMDPARRAFYQYHSTVMEPWDGPAGVSFTDGTLVGAVLDRNGLRPGRYWVTDDGLVVLASEVGVLDFDPDRVVRKGRLQPGRMFLVDTAQHRIVEDDEIKAELAAEHPYAEWLDAGIVALPELPEREHIVHTHASVTRRQQTFGYTEEELRVLLTPMARTGAEPIGSMGSDTPLAGLSDRPRLIFDYFTQLFAQVTNPPLDAIREELVTSLHSALGPQANLLEPTPASCRTVTLPFPVLDNDELAKLIHVNADGDMPGFKSVTLSGLYRVHGGGPALAERLAEVCAEVDAAIDSGARLLVLSDRHSDAEHAPIPSLLLTSAVHHHLIRTKQRTEVGLLVEAGDVREVHHVALLIGYGAAAVNPYLAMESVEDLVRAGTYLEAGPDGDSQAAIRNLIKALGKGVLKVMSKMGISTVASYRGAQVFEAIGLDQEFVDTYFHGTTSKIGGAGLDVIAREVAARHAKAYPASGIAPAHRNLEIGGEYQWRREGEPHLFDPDTVFRLQHSTRTRRYDIFKQYTQRVDEQSERLMTLRGLFRLASDRPAVPLDEVEPVSAIVKRFSTGAMSYGSISREAHETLAIAMNQLGGKSNTGEGGEDADRLYDPRRRSAIKQVASGRFGVTSEYLVNADDIQIKMAQGAKPGEGGQLPGHKVYPWVARTRHSTPGVGLISPPPHHDIYSIEDLAQLIHDLKNANPQARIHVKLVSEVGVGTVAAGVSKAHADVVLISGHDGGTGASPLTSLKHAGGPWELGLAETQQTLLLNGLRDRIVVQTDGQLKTGRDVIVAALLGAEEFGFATAPLVVSGCVMMRVCHLDTCPVGIATQNPVLRERYTGQAEFVVNFFEFIAEEVRELLAELGFRSLDEAVGHAEMLDVSRAVDHWKAQGLDLAPLLYVPELPDGAARYQVTGQDHGLEKALDNELIKLAADALAAPSAAEAHPVRARVAIRNINRTVGTMLGHEVTKKFGGDGLPDDAIDITFTGSAGQSFGAFVPRGVTLRLEGDANDYVGKGLSGGRLVVRPDRGADHLAEYSVIAGNTLAYGATGGEIFLRGKVGERFCVRNSGALVVAEGVGDHGCEYMTGGHAVVLGETGRNFAAGMSGGVAYVVDLDPDNVNEGNLAAVEKLDDDDKQWLHDVVRRHHEETGSTVAGKLLAEWDAPDAGVARFSKVYPSTYKAVLTAKDAAERAGLTEAQTHEKMMEAALHG from the coding sequence ATGCGGCACGCATCCCAGGCGGCCCGCCCTGCAGCGCAGGGGCTGTACGACCCCCGGTACGAGCACGACGCCTGCGGGGTCGGCTTCGTCGCCACGCTGAGCGGTCAGGCCAGCCACGCACTCGTCCAGCAGGCGCTGACGGTGCTGCGCAACCTGGAGCACCGCGGTGCCACCGGCTCCGACCCGGACACCGGCGACGGCGCCGGCATCCTGCTGCAGGTCCCCGACGCCTTCCTGCGTGCCGCGGTGAGCTTCCCGCTGCCGGCCGCCGGTTCGTACGCCGTCGGCATGGCCTTCCTGCCGGTGGCCGAGGACGAGGCCGCCGCCGCCCGCGAGCGCGTCGAGGCCATCGCCGCCGAGGAGGGCCTCGCCGTACTCGGCTGGCGCGAGGTGCCCGTGGCGCCCGAGCTGCTCGGCGCCGGGGCCCGCGCGACGATGCCGTCGTTCGCCCAGCTCTTCGTCGAGAGCGCCGACCCGGCGGCCCGCAAGAGCGGCATCGAGCTGGACCGGTCCGCGTTCGTGCTGCGCAAGCGCGCCGAGCGCGAGACCGACGTGTACTTCCCGTCGCTGTCCTCGCGCACCCTCGTCTACAAGGGCATGCTGACCACCGGGCAGCTCGAACCGTTCTTCCCCGACCTGTCCGACCGCCGGCTGGCCACCGCCATCGGCGTCGTGCACTCCCGGTTCTCCACCAACACCTTCCCGAGCTGGCCGCTGGCCCACCCGTACCGCTACATCGCGCACAACGGCGAGATCAACACGGTCATGGGCAACCGCAACTGGATGCGGGCGCGCGAGTCCCAGCTCTACTCGGAGCTGTTCGGCGAGCACGACCTGGAGCGGGTCTTCCCCGTCTGCACCCCCGGCGCCTCCGACACCGCGTCCTTCGACGAGGTGCTGGAGCTGCTGCACCTGGGCGGCCGGTCGCTGCCGCACGCGATGCTGATGATGATCCCGGAGGCGTGGGAGAACCACGAGTCCATGGACCCGGCCCGGCGCGCGTTCTACCAGTACCACTCCACCGTGATGGAGCCCTGGGACGGCCCGGCCGGCGTCAGCTTCACCGACGGCACCCTCGTCGGCGCCGTCCTGGACCGCAACGGCCTGCGCCCCGGCCGCTACTGGGTCACCGACGACGGCCTGGTCGTGCTGGCCTCCGAGGTCGGCGTGCTCGACTTCGACCCGGACCGCGTCGTGCGCAAGGGCCGGCTCCAGCCCGGCCGGATGTTCCTGGTCGACACCGCGCAGCACCGCATCGTCGAGGACGACGAGATCAAGGCGGAGCTGGCCGCGGAGCACCCGTACGCGGAGTGGCTGGACGCCGGCATCGTCGCGCTGCCGGAGCTGCCCGAGCGCGAGCACATCGTGCACACCCACGCCTCGGTCACCCGCCGCCAGCAGACCTTCGGCTACACCGAGGAGGAACTGCGCGTCCTGCTCACGCCCATGGCGCGCACCGGCGCGGAGCCGATCGGCTCCATGGGCTCCGACACCCCGCTCGCCGGGCTCTCGGATCGCCCGCGGCTGATCTTCGACTACTTCACGCAGCTCTTCGCGCAGGTCACCAACCCGCCGCTGGACGCGATCCGCGAGGAGCTGGTCACCTCGCTGCACTCCGCGCTCGGCCCGCAGGCCAACCTGCTGGAGCCCACGCCCGCGTCCTGCCGCACGGTCACGCTGCCCTTCCCCGTCCTGGACAACGACGAGCTGGCCAAGCTCATCCACGTCAACGCCGACGGCGACATGCCGGGCTTCAAGTCCGTGACGCTCTCGGGCCTGTACCGCGTGCACGGCGGCGGCCCGGCGCTCGCCGAGCGGCTCGCGGAGGTCTGCGCGGAGGTCGACGCCGCGATCGACTCCGGCGCCCGGCTGCTGGTCCTCTCCGACCGGCACTCCGACGCCGAGCACGCCCCGATCCCGTCGCTGCTGCTCACCTCCGCCGTCCACCACCACCTGATCCGCACCAAGCAGCGCACCGAGGTCGGCCTGCTGGTCGAGGCGGGCGACGTGCGCGAGGTGCACCACGTCGCGCTGCTCATCGGCTACGGGGCCGCCGCGGTCAACCCGTACCTGGCGATGGAGTCCGTCGAGGACCTGGTCCGCGCCGGCACATACCTCGAAGCCGGCCCGGACGGCGACTCGCAGGCCGCCATCCGCAACCTGATCAAGGCGCTGGGCAAGGGCGTGCTGAAGGTGATGTCCAAGATGGGCATCTCCACCGTCGCCTCGTACCGGGGCGCGCAGGTCTTCGAGGCCATCGGCCTGGACCAGGAGTTCGTGGACACGTACTTCCACGGCACCACCTCGAAGATCGGCGGCGCAGGACTCGACGTCATCGCGCGGGAGGTCGCCGCCCGGCACGCCAAGGCGTACCCCGCCTCCGGCATCGCCCCGGCGCACCGCAACCTGGAGATCGGCGGCGAGTACCAGTGGCGCCGCGAGGGCGAGCCGCACCTGTTCGACCCGGACACGGTCTTCCGGCTGCAGCACTCGACCCGCACCCGCCGCTACGACATCTTCAAGCAGTACACGCAGCGCGTGGACGAGCAGTCCGAGCGGCTGATGACGCTGCGCGGCCTGTTCCGGCTGGCCTCCGACCGCCCGGCGGTGCCGCTGGACGAGGTCGAGCCCGTCTCGGCGATCGTCAAGCGGTTCTCCACCGGCGCCATGTCGTACGGTTCCATCTCGCGCGAGGCGCACGAGACGCTGGCCATCGCGATGAACCAGCTCGGCGGGAAGTCCAACACCGGCGAGGGCGGCGAGGACGCCGACCGTCTCTACGACCCGCGGCGGCGCTCGGCGATCAAGCAGGTCGCCTCCGGCCGCTTCGGCGTCACCAGCGAGTACCTGGTCAACGCCGACGACATCCAGATCAAGATGGCGCAGGGCGCCAAGCCCGGCGAGGGCGGGCAGTTGCCCGGCCACAAGGTGTACCCGTGGGTGGCCAGGACCCGGCACTCCACGCCCGGCGTCGGCCTCATCTCGCCGCCGCCGCACCACGACATCTACTCCATCGAGGACCTGGCGCAGCTCATCCACGACCTGAAGAACGCCAACCCGCAGGCCCGCATCCACGTGAAGCTGGTCAGCGAGGTCGGCGTCGGCACGGTCGCGGCCGGGGTGTCCAAGGCGCACGCCGACGTGGTGCTGATCTCCGGCCACGACGGCGGCACCGGCGCCTCCCCGCTGACGTCGCTCAAGCACGCCGGCGGCCCCTGGGAGCTGGGGCTGGCCGAGACGCAGCAGACGCTGCTGCTCAACGGGCTGCGCGACCGGATCGTCGTGCAGACCGACGGCCAGCTCAAGACCGGCCGCGACGTCATCGTCGCCGCGCTGCTCGGCGCCGAGGAGTTCGGCTTCGCGACCGCGCCGCTGGTGGTCTCCGGCTGCGTGATGATGCGCGTGTGCCACCTGGACACCTGCCCGGTCGGCATCGCCACCCAGAACCCGGTGCTGCGCGAGCGCTACACCGGCCAGGCCGAGTTCGTCGTCAACTTCTTCGAGTTCATCGCCGAGGAGGTCCGCGAGCTGCTGGCCGAGCTGGGCTTCCGCAGCCTGGACGAGGCCGTCGGCCACGCCGAGATGCTGGACGTCAGCCGCGCCGTCGACCACTGGAAGGCCCAAGGCCTGGACCTCGCGCCGCTGCTGTACGTCCCGGAGCTGCCGGACGGCGCCGCGCGCTACCAGGTCACGGGCCAGGACCACGGCCTGGAGAAGGCGCTCGACAACGAGCTGATCAAGCTCGCCGCCGACGCGCTGGCCGCGCCGTCCGCCGCCGAGGCCCATCCCGTACGGGCCCGGGTGGCGATCCGCAACATCAACCGCACGGTCGGCACCATGCTCGGCCACGAGGTGACGAAGAAGTTCGGCGGCGACGGCCTGCCGGACGACGCGATCGACATCACGTTCACCGGCTCCGCCGGCCAGTCGTTCGGCGCCTTCGTGCCGCGCGGCGTGACGCTGCGGCTGGAGGGCGACGCCAACGACTACGTCGGCAAGGGCCTGTCCGGCGGCCGGCTCGTGGTCCGGCCGGACCGCGGCGCGGACCACCTCGCCGAGTACAGCGTCATCGCGGGCAACACCCTCGCGTACGGCGCCACCGGCGGCGAGATCTTCCTGCGCGGCAAGGTCGGCGAGCGGTTCTGCGTACGCAACTCCGGCGCGCTCGTCGTCGCCGAGGGCGTCGGGGACCACGGCTGCGAGTACATGACCGGCGGCCACGCCGTCGTGCTGGGCGAGACCGGGCGCAACTTCGCGGCCGGCATGTCCGGCGGCGTCGCGTACGTCGTCGACCTCGACCCCGACAACGTCAACGAGGGCAATCTCGCCGCCGTCGAGAAGCTCGACGACGACGACAAGCAGTGGCTGCACGACGTGGTGCGCCGCCACCACGAGGAGACCGGCTCGACGGTCGCCGGGAAGCTGCTCGCCGAGTGGGACGCCCCCGACGCCGGCGTCGCCCGGTTCAGCAAGGTCTACCCGTCCACGTACAAGGCAGTGCTCACCGCCAAGGACGCCGCTGAGCGGGCCGGCCTCACCGAGGCCCAGACGCACGAGAAGATGATGGAGGCTGCGCTCCATGGCTGA
- a CDS encoding VIT1/CCC1 transporter family protein, whose amino-acid sequence MSAGLQAGRPAERHGHTHRDVTGGWLRPAVFGAMDGLVSNLALITGVAGGSVSSSTVVLTGLAGLAAGAFSMAAGEYTSVASQRELVLAELDVERRELRRHPEDELRELSDLYVSRGVDPELAAEVSKQLMRDPDQALEIHAREELGVDPGDLPSPTVAALSSFGSFAVGAMLPVLPYLLGATTLWPAVLLALAGLFACGATVARITARSWWYSGLRQLLLGGAAAAVTYGLGALFGAAVGG is encoded by the coding sequence ATGTCCGCGGGGTTGCAGGCGGGCCGGCCGGCCGAGCGGCACGGCCACACCCACCGCGACGTCACCGGCGGCTGGCTGCGGCCCGCCGTCTTCGGCGCGATGGACGGCCTGGTGTCGAACCTCGCGCTGATCACCGGCGTGGCCGGCGGCTCCGTCTCGTCCTCGACCGTTGTCCTGACCGGCCTCGCGGGGCTGGCGGCAGGTGCGTTCTCGATGGCCGCGGGGGAGTACACCTCGGTCGCCTCCCAGCGCGAGCTGGTCCTCGCCGAGCTGGACGTGGAACGGCGCGAGCTGCGCCGGCACCCCGAGGACGAGCTGCGCGAGCTGAGCGACCTGTACGTGTCCCGCGGGGTGGACCCGGAGCTGGCGGCCGAGGTGTCGAAGCAGCTCATGCGCGACCCCGACCAGGCGCTGGAGATCCACGCCCGCGAGGAGCTGGGCGTCGACCCGGGCGACCTGCCGTCGCCCACGGTGGCGGCGCTGTCGTCGTTCGGCTCGTTCGCCGTCGGCGCCATGCTGCCGGTGCTGCCGTATCTGCTGGGCGCCACGACGCTGTGGCCCGCGGTGCTGCTCGCCCTGGCCGGGCTCTTCGCCTGCGGCGCGACCGTGGCCCGCATCACGGCCCGGAGCTGGTGGTACAGCGGCCTGCGGCAACTGCTGCTCGGCGGCGCCGCGGCGGCGGTCACGTACGGCCTGGGCGCGCTCTTCGGGGCCGCCGTCGGGGGCTGA
- a CDS encoding thioredoxin domain-containing protein has protein sequence MSENNRRGKRTARERMQAERARQKSQDKRRRMLVVLAAVVGVLAVVAVVGVLIGQNSGDDDAAGKPVAFPRGAAGKDRLALPAGKADAPADLTVYEDFRCPACGQFESGFSKTINELEDAGKLRTEYRLVKLIDGNFGGSGSLNSANAAACAQDAGKFVPYHDVLFRNQPPETDDAFADKGHLKDLAGKVDGLSGKRFDACVDDGRYDGWVDASDEAFGTSGHTSTPTVLLDGESIWGQGTDLTPESFKQLVEDAGRN, from the coding sequence GTGAGCGAGAACAACCGTCGAGGAAAGCGCACCGCCCGGGAGCGGATGCAGGCCGAGCGCGCGCGGCAGAAGTCCCAGGACAAGCGGCGGCGCATGCTGGTCGTGCTCGCCGCGGTGGTGGGGGTGCTCGCCGTGGTCGCGGTGGTCGGCGTCCTCATCGGCCAGAACAGCGGTGACGACGACGCCGCCGGCAAGCCCGTGGCGTTTCCGAGGGGCGCCGCCGGCAAGGACCGGCTGGCGCTGCCGGCGGGGAAGGCGGACGCCCCGGCCGACCTCACCGTGTACGAGGACTTCCGCTGCCCGGCCTGCGGCCAGTTCGAGTCCGGCTTCAGCAAGACGATCAACGAGCTGGAGGACGCCGGGAAGCTGCGCACCGAGTACCGGCTGGTCAAGCTCATCGACGGCAACTTCGGCGGCTCCGGCTCGCTGAACTCCGCCAACGCCGCCGCCTGCGCCCAGGACGCCGGCAAGTTCGTCCCGTACCACGACGTGCTCTTCCGCAACCAGCCGCCGGAGACCGACGACGCCTTCGCCGACAAGGGGCACCTGAAGGACCTGGCCGGCAAGGTCGACGGGCTGAGCGGCAAGCGCTTCGACGCCTGCGTCGACGACGGGAGGTACGACGGCTGGGTCGACGCCTCCGACGAGGCGTTCGGCACGTCCGGCCACACCTCGACGCCCACCGTCCTGCTGGACGGCGAGAGCATCTGGGGCCAGGGCACCGACCTCACGCCGGAGAGCTTCAAGCAGCTCGTCGAGGACGCCGGCAGGAACTGA
- the trpC gene encoding indole-3-glycerol phosphate synthase TrpC: MSVLDEIIDGVRDDLAERQARVGLDELKERAARAPEARDGVAALRGDSVTVVCEVKRSSPSKGALAAIADPAALAADYEAGGAAVISVLTEQRRFGGSLADLEAVRAKVDLPVLRKDFVVTAYQLWEARAYGADLVLLIVAALDQEALVSLVERAESIGLTPLVEVHDEEETERAVAAGAKIIGVNARNLKTLEVDRGNFGRVAPEIPDHIVKIAESGVRGPHDLIAYANDGADAVLVGESLVTGKDPRAAVADLVAAGAHPALRHGRG, encoded by the coding sequence GTGAGTGTGCTCGACGAGATCATTGACGGCGTGCGCGACGACCTCGCCGAGCGGCAGGCCCGGGTCGGCCTCGACGAGCTGAAGGAGCGCGCCGCCCGGGCGCCCGAGGCGCGGGACGGAGTGGCCGCGCTGCGCGGCGACAGCGTCACCGTCGTCTGCGAGGTCAAGCGCTCCAGCCCGTCCAAGGGCGCGCTCGCGGCCATCGCCGACCCGGCCGCGCTCGCCGCGGACTACGAGGCGGGCGGCGCCGCCGTCATCAGCGTCCTGACCGAGCAGCGCCGCTTCGGCGGCTCGCTGGCCGACCTGGAGGCCGTGCGCGCCAAGGTGGACCTGCCGGTGCTGCGCAAGGACTTCGTCGTCACGGCGTACCAGCTCTGGGAGGCGCGGGCGTACGGCGCGGACCTGGTGCTGCTGATCGTCGCCGCGCTGGACCAGGAGGCGCTGGTCTCGCTGGTGGAGCGGGCCGAGTCCATCGGGCTCACGCCGCTGGTCGAGGTGCACGACGAGGAGGAGACCGAGCGGGCGGTGGCCGCCGGGGCGAAGATCATCGGCGTGAACGCGCGGAACCTCAAGACGCTCGAGGTGGACCGCGGCAACTTCGGCCGGGTGGCCCCCGAGATCCCCGACCACATCGTCAAGATCGCCGAGTCCGGCGTGCGCGGCCCGCACGACCTCATCGCCTACGCGAACGACGGCGCCGACGCCGTGCTCGTCGGCGAGTCCCTGGTCACCGGCAAGGACCCGCGCGCCGCCGTCGCCGACCTCGTCGCCGCCGGCGCCCACCCCGCGCTGCGGCACGGACGGGGCTGA
- the trpA gene encoding tryptophan synthase subunit alpha: MTGNIARLDAVLAAAKAEDRAALIGYLPAGFPDVDTGVRAMTAMLEGGCDAVEVGLPHSDPVLDGPVIQTADDIALRGGLRIKDVIRTVAEVQSATEAPVLCMTYWNPVDRYGPERFAEDLAAAGGAGCILPDLPVEESGPWRQAADKHGLATVFVVAPSSREQRLGVITAAGSGFVYAASLMGVTGTRESVGREARDLVRRTRATGAVRDGGLPVCVGLGVSTAEQAAEVAAFADGVIVGSAFVKRLLTAGDDHEAGLAAVRALAGELAAGVRRRA; encoded by the coding sequence GTGACGGGCAACATCGCGCGGCTCGACGCCGTTCTCGCCGCCGCGAAGGCGGAGGACCGGGCGGCCCTCATCGGCTACCTGCCCGCCGGCTTCCCCGACGTGGACACCGGCGTACGGGCCATGACCGCCATGCTCGAAGGCGGCTGCGACGCCGTCGAGGTCGGCCTGCCGCACAGCGACCCCGTGCTGGACGGCCCGGTGATCCAGACCGCCGACGACATCGCGCTCCGCGGCGGGCTGCGCATCAAGGACGTGATCCGCACCGTCGCCGAGGTGCAGTCCGCCACCGAAGCGCCGGTGCTCTGCATGACGTACTGGAACCCGGTCGACCGCTACGGCCCCGAGCGCTTCGCCGAGGACCTGGCCGCGGCGGGCGGCGCGGGCTGCATCCTGCCCGACCTGCCCGTCGAGGAGTCCGGGCCGTGGCGGCAGGCGGCCGACAAGCATGGGCTGGCCACGGTCTTCGTGGTCGCGCCCAGCAGCCGCGAGCAGCGTCTCGGGGTCATCACGGCGGCCGGCAGCGGCTTCGTCTACGCCGCGTCGCTCATGGGCGTCACCGGCACCCGCGAGTCGGTCGGCCGCGAGGCCCGGGACCTGGTCCGCCGCACCCGCGCCACCGGGGCGGTACGGGACGGCGGCCTGCCCGTCTGCGTCGGCCTGGGCGTCTCGACGGCGGAGCAGGCGGCCGAGGTCGCCGCGTTCGCCGACGGCGTGATCGTCGGCTCGGCCTTCGTCAAGCGGCTGCTGACCGCGGGTGATGACCACGAGGCCGGCCTTGCGGCGGTGCGGGCGCTGGCCGGCGAGCTGGCCGCGGGGGTGCGCCGCCGGGCCTGA